A stretch of the Desulforamulus ferrireducens genome encodes the following:
- the tgt gene encoding tRNA guanosine(34) transglycosylase Tgt produces the protein MPVKITIEKEEKYTRARLGKLSTPHGEVETPIFMPVGTQATVKTMTPEEVYQTGGRLILSNTYHLYLRPGHELVREAGGLHKFMNWHGPILTDSGGFQVFSLGPLRTVTEDGVEFRSHIDGSKHFFTPEKVMEIEQALGADIAMAFDECAPYPCEKEYALAALERTTRWAERCKKAHTRKDQALFGIIQGGVFKDLRERSAKELIAMDFPGYGIGGLSVGEPKELMYEVLDHLIPIMPKDKPRYLMGVGSPDCLIEGVIRGVDMFDCVLPTRIARNGTVFTHKGKLTVRNAEYARDFRPMDEQCDCYACQNYSRAYIRHLIKTDEILGIRLTTIHNLHFLQHLMGKIREAIRQDRLLEYREEFFSHFNAG, from the coding sequence CAAGGGCCAGGTTAGGTAAATTATCCACCCCCCATGGAGAAGTAGAAACACCCATCTTTATGCCGGTGGGAACCCAGGCCACCGTTAAAACCATGACTCCCGAAGAAGTATACCAGACCGGCGGCAGACTGATTTTAAGTAATACCTATCATCTCTACCTTAGACCAGGACATGAGCTGGTCAGGGAAGCGGGCGGTTTGCATAAGTTTATGAACTGGCATGGCCCTATCTTAACAGACAGTGGAGGATTCCAGGTTTTTAGTTTAGGACCATTACGAACCGTTACGGAAGATGGTGTGGAGTTTCGCTCCCATATAGATGGCTCTAAGCACTTCTTTACCCCGGAAAAAGTGATGGAAATAGAACAGGCCTTGGGAGCAGATATTGCTATGGCCTTTGACGAGTGCGCTCCCTATCCCTGTGAAAAGGAGTATGCACTGGCTGCTTTAGAACGTACCACCCGTTGGGCGGAACGGTGTAAAAAGGCTCACACCAGAAAGGATCAGGCCTTGTTTGGTATTATTCAGGGTGGGGTATTTAAGGATCTGAGGGAACGTAGCGCCAAAGAACTCATAGCCATGGATTTTCCAGGCTATGGTATTGGAGGTCTTTCGGTAGGTGAACCCAAGGAATTAATGTACGAGGTGCTGGATCATTTAATACCAATCATGCCCAAGGATAAACCCCGTTATCTAATGGGGGTAGGCTCTCCTGATTGTCTTATCGAGGGAGTCATTCGGGGCGTGGATATGTTTGATTGTGTACTGCCTACTCGGATTGCCCGTAACGGTACGGTATTTACCCACAAGGGCAAACTCACGGTGCGCAATGCAGAATATGCCAGGGACTTCCGGCCAATGGATGAGCAGTGTGATTGCTATGCCTGCCAGAACTATAGTAGAGCCTATATTAGACATCTGATCAAAACGGATGAAATATTAGGAATTCGCTTAACCACTATCCATAATTTGCATTTTCTCCAGCATTTAATGGGTAAAATAAGGGAAGCAATTCGTCAGGATAGGCTATTGGAGTACCGGGAAGAATTTTTTAGCCATTTTAATGCCGGTTAA
- the yajC gene encoding preprotein translocase subunit YajC, whose protein sequence is MDFGSPQTASIIYIVALFAILYFLMIRPQQKRQKQHAAMIKALNVGDNIVTVGGLLGSIVKIKDTTVVIRVADKVHIEILKNAIAQVTEKKESE, encoded by the coding sequence TTGGATTTTGGTAGTCCGCAAACTGCTTCTATTATTTATATTGTAGCATTGTTTGCTATTCTGTACTTTTTAATGATCAGACCTCAGCAAAAGAGGCAAAAACAACATGCTGCAATGATCAAAGCGCTTAATGTCGGAGACAACATCGTCACAGTTGGAGGACTCTTAGGCTCAATCGTGAAAATTAAAGATACTACGGTTGTTATTAGAGTGGCCGACAAGGTACACATTGAAATTTTAAAGAATGCCATTGCGCAAGTGACTGAGAAAAAGGAATCTGAGTAA
- a CDS encoding HD domain-containing protein, whose product MSITLDDVKANPVVDACIRKGNEYLGVMGFTEHSYRHINLVSSIARNILEKLGRSQRECELAAIAGYLHDIGNVISRNDHGISGANIAFNLLLNMGMSPEEVCIISSAIANHEEQYGYPVNPVAAALILADKSDVHRSRVRNQDFATFDIHDRVNYAASHAFVYVNDDQRTITMELSIDIEICPVMEYFEIFLNRMMLCRRAANYLGCNFELVINGAKLL is encoded by the coding sequence TTGAGTATAACCCTGGATGATGTTAAGGCCAACCCGGTGGTGGACGCATGTATCAGGAAGGGTAATGAGTACTTAGGTGTCATGGGTTTTACCGAGCATAGTTATAGACATATTAATTTGGTTTCCAGTATAGCCCGCAATATATTGGAAAAACTAGGGAGAAGCCAGCGGGAATGTGAACTGGCAGCCATTGCTGGCTACCTGCATGATATCGGTAATGTGATCAGTCGTAATGACCATGGTATCTCCGGTGCCAATATTGCCTTTAATTTATTGCTTAACATGGGTATGTCGCCGGAAGAGGTTTGCATCATATCCTCTGCCATTGCTAACCACGAGGAGCAATATGGCTATCCGGTAAATCCCGTAGCTGCTGCCTTAATCTTAGCAGATAAATCAGATGTACACCGTTCCCGGGTCAGGAACCAGGATTTTGCTACCTTTGACATACATGATAGGGTTAATTATGCCGCTTCCCATGCCTTTGTATATGTCAATGATGACCAACGCACCATAACTATGGAATTAAGTATTGATATTGAGATATGTCCGGTAATGGAGTATTTTGAAATATTTCTCAACCGGATGATGCTTTGTCGACGGGCAGCAAACTACCTGGGGTGCAATTTTGAATTAGTAATCAATGGTGCAAAATTGCTCTAA
- the secD gene encoding protein translocase subunit SecD gives MKWGSVLRLFAVIVAVAVIAVFSTQPIFPNVKWLPLTQGINLGLDLQGGVHVTLEARDTEAGKVNDATMNQLLETIERRVNAFGVSEPVIQREGKNRIIVELAGIQDPEKAVNEIIKTAYLEFKTEDGKTIITGADLKNAVESKDQLSGQVEVNLEFNEAGTKKFAEATAANVGKRIAIILDGQVLQNPVVNEPIPNGRARITGYSSLEEAHTIALLLNSGALPLQTEVIEKRTVGPTLGADSLNKSVKAGIIGIIAIFAFMILYYRLPGLIANFALAVYALIVLAIFSGLHVVLTLPGIAAFLLSMGMAVDANIIIFERIKEELKDGKTLRSAINSGFNRAFVAVLDSNVTTLIATAVLFYFGSGPIKSFAVALAVGILTSMFTAITFTRWVLNTTADTGIKNRKLYGA, from the coding sequence ATGAAATGGGGCAGCGTTCTTAGACTGTTTGCAGTAATTGTTGCTGTAGCTGTCATTGCTGTTTTTAGTACACAACCCATCTTTCCTAATGTAAAATGGCTTCCCTTAACCCAAGGAATTAATTTGGGTTTAGATTTGCAAGGTGGTGTCCATGTCACCTTGGAAGCTAGGGATACTGAGGCGGGAAAGGTAAATGATGCTACCATGAATCAACTGTTGGAAACCATTGAGCGTCGTGTTAACGCCTTTGGTGTTTCCGAACCGGTGATTCAGAGAGAAGGTAAAAACCGCATTATCGTAGAACTGGCGGGCATTCAAGATCCCGAGAAGGCAGTAAATGAGATCATAAAAACCGCCTACCTGGAATTTAAAACCGAAGACGGTAAAACAATAATTACCGGGGCAGATCTAAAGAATGCTGTTGAGTCCAAAGACCAATTGTCCGGACAGGTAGAAGTTAATTTGGAATTTAATGAAGCAGGCACCAAAAAATTTGCTGAGGCAACTGCTGCAAATGTGGGCAAGAGAATCGCCATTATCTTAGATGGACAAGTTCTCCAAAACCCTGTTGTTAATGAACCTATTCCCAACGGAAGGGCGCGAATTACCGGTTATAGTAGCTTGGAAGAAGCCCATACCATTGCCCTGCTGTTAAATTCAGGGGCCTTACCCCTGCAAACAGAGGTTATTGAGAAGCGTACAGTAGGACCTACCCTGGGTGCAGATTCCTTAAATAAATCTGTTAAAGCTGGTATTATTGGTATCATTGCCATTTTTGCCTTTATGATACTTTACTACCGTCTACCTGGTCTAATAGCTAACTTTGCTCTGGCGGTTTATGCCCTGATTGTGTTAGCTATTTTCTCAGGTCTGCATGTGGTGTTAACGTTGCCTGGTATTGCAGCTTTCCTGTTATCCATGGGTATGGCGGTGGATGCCAACATCATTATTTTTGAACGTATCAAAGAAGAGTTAAAGGATGGAAAAACCCTGCGCTCAGCCATAAATTCAGGTTTTAACCGTGCCTTTGTGGCGGTATTAGACTCAAACGTTACAACTTTAATTGCCACAGCCGTGTTGTTTTATTTTGGTTCAGGTCCCATCAAGAGTTTTGCTGTGGCACTGGCCGTAGGTATTTTAACCAGTATGTTCACTGCTATCACCTTTACTAGGTGGGTGCTGAACACCACTGCTGATACAGGAATTAAAAACAGGAAATTATATGGTGCGTAA
- the secF gene encoding protein translocase subunit SecF produces the protein MFHIVKKRKIFYIISLAIIILGLGSLLTRGLNLGIDFTGGNIVELKFNKAVTLEEVRTALADYKLEDSRLQSGGDNTFLIRTRVLSQAESQEAIEGISEKLGGATLLRNELVGPVIGKELTKQAILALVIAAVLMILYITWRFEFLQAIAAIGGLMHDVMIMVGMASLLQIEIDSTFVAAVLTIIGYSINDTIVIFDRIRENLRINRKEELGELVNKSLWQTMARSINTVLTVLFVLLALFFFGGNTISNFVTLLIIGIASGAYSSIFISGPGWYDLRRIQKERKRAAKAAA, from the coding sequence TTGTTTCATATAGTAAAAAAACGTAAAATTTTCTACATTATCTCCCTGGCCATCATTATCCTGGGTTTAGGTTCTTTGTTGACCCGTGGTCTTAACCTGGGAATTGATTTTACAGGTGGTAACATTGTAGAACTGAAATTCAATAAAGCGGTCACGTTGGAAGAGGTACGCACCGCCCTGGCTGATTATAAGCTGGAGGACAGTCGCTTACAGAGCGGTGGTGACAATACATTCCTTATTCGTACCAGGGTGTTGTCTCAGGCTGAAAGTCAGGAGGCAATTGAAGGTATTAGTGAAAAGTTGGGTGGAGCTACCCTGCTCCGTAATGAATTGGTTGGTCCTGTCATTGGTAAGGAACTAACCAAGCAAGCCATTTTGGCCTTGGTCATTGCAGCAGTGTTAATGATTTTATATATCACCTGGCGTTTTGAATTCTTACAAGCCATTGCTGCCATTGGTGGTCTGATGCACGACGTGATGATTATGGTGGGGATGGCCTCCCTGCTGCAAATTGAAATTGACAGTACCTTTGTGGCGGCGGTTCTGACCATCATTGGTTATTCCATTAACGATACCATTGTTATCTTTGACCGGATTCGTGAAAATCTAAGAATAAACCGTAAAGAAGAATTGGGTGAACTGGTTAATAAGTCCCTCTGGCAAACCATGGCCCGTTCCATTAACACAGTTTTAACAGTTCTGTTTGTTTTACTGGCTCTCTTCTTCTTTGGCGGTAATACCATTAGTAATTTTGTGACTCTACTTATCATTGGTATTGCCAGCGGCGCCTATTCTTCTATTTTCATTTCCGGTCCAGGCTGGTATGATTTAAGAAGAATACAGAAGGAACGTAAGCGCGCTGCCAAGGCTGCTGCATAA
- a CDS encoding ACT domain-containing protein: MLNQLKASPTGKRIIVTVIGQDRVGIIAKVATILAENQVNILDISQTILQEFFAMVLIADMENSTIELDLLKEKLNQLGQELGVKIEAQHEDVFRYMHRI, translated from the coding sequence ATGCTTAATCAATTAAAAGCTAGCCCAACTGGTAAAAGAATTATTGTCACTGTTATCGGACAAGACAGGGTTGGCATAATTGCCAAAGTAGCCACAATTTTAGCGGAGAACCAGGTGAACATCTTAGATATCAGCCAAACCATTCTGCAGGAGTTCTTTGCCATGGTTTTGATAGCTGATATGGAAAACAGTACTATTGAATTAGATTTGTTGAAGGAAAAGCTTAATCAACTGGGCCAAGAGCTGGGTGTTAAAATTGAAGCCCAGCATGAAGATGTATTTCGGTACATGCACCGTATTTAG
- a CDS encoding PFL family protein: protein MYSINEVLETIRMVQEEKLDIRTITMGISLRDCADADHTKSCQKIYDKITKYAANLVKTGEEIEKEYGIPIINKRISVTPMSLVAESSDALNYTPFAMALDKAAKEVGVNFIGGFSALVHKGFTKGDRILLDSIPEALSTTERVCSSVNVGSTKDGINMDAVYRMGQIIKECAERTASQDGLACAKLVVFCNVPEDNPFMAGAFHGIGEPECVINVGVSGPGVVKNAVEKVKGSDFGTLAETVKKTAFKITRMGELVGRAAAAKLGVPFGIVDLSLAPTPAVGDSVAEVLEAMGLETCGTHGTTAALALLNDAVKKGGAMASSYVGGLSGAFIPLSEDAGMIRAAEQGILTLEKLEAMTCVCSVGLDMIAIPGDTTAETIAAIIADEMAIGMVNFKTTAVRIIPAPGKKVGDNVVFGGLLGHAPIIPVKAAKAVEFVSRGGRIPAPIQSLKN from the coding sequence ATGTACAGTATAAATGAGGTTCTGGAAACCATTCGGATGGTTCAGGAAGAAAAACTGGATATTCGTACCATTACCATGGGTATTAGTCTGCGGGATTGTGCTGATGCTGACCACACCAAGTCTTGCCAAAAGATTTATGATAAAATCACCAAATATGCTGCTAACTTGGTCAAGACAGGGGAAGAAATCGAAAAGGAATACGGTATTCCCATTATTAATAAACGCATATCAGTAACTCCCATGTCTTTAGTGGCTGAAAGCAGTGATGCCCTCAATTATACACCCTTTGCTATGGCCTTGGATAAGGCAGCGAAGGAAGTGGGGGTCAATTTTATTGGTGGTTTTTCTGCCTTGGTGCACAAGGGGTTTACCAAAGGAGATCGTATTTTGCTAGACTCCATCCCGGAAGCATTATCCACCACAGAAAGGGTATGTTCTTCGGTTAACGTAGGTTCCACAAAGGATGGCATTAACATGGATGCCGTCTACCGGATGGGTCAAATTATTAAGGAATGTGCTGAGCGCACCGCCAGCCAGGATGGCCTGGCCTGTGCCAAATTAGTGGTGTTCTGTAATGTACCCGAGGATAATCCCTTTATGGCCGGGGCTTTTCATGGCATTGGTGAACCGGAATGTGTAATTAACGTAGGAGTTAGTGGTCCCGGGGTAGTCAAGAATGCCGTGGAAAAGGTGAAGGGCAGTGATTTTGGCACCCTGGCCGAAACAGTAAAAAAGACCGCCTTTAAGATAACCCGCATGGGTGAGTTAGTGGGACGGGCTGCCGCTGCCAAATTAGGTGTACCCTTTGGTATTGTTGACCTATCCTTAGCACCTACCCCCGCTGTGGGAGATAGTGTGGCAGAGGTGCTGGAGGCCATGGGTCTGGAGACTTGCGGTACCCATGGTACCACTGCTGCCCTGGCCTTATTAAACGATGCTGTGAAGAAGGGCGGAGCCATGGCTTCCTCCTATGTGGGAGGTCTTTCCGGTGCCTTCATTCCCCTCAGCGAAGACGCTGGGATGATCCGTGCAGCAGAACAGGGTATTTTAACCTTGGAAAAGTTAGAGGCCATGACCTGCGTGTGCTCTGTAGGACTGGACATGATTGCCATACCAGGTGACACCACAGCCGAGACCATTGCGGCGATTATCGCCGACGAAATGGCCATTGGCATGGTTAACTTTAAAACCACCGCTGTGAGAATTATTCCCGCACCGGGTAAAAAGGTTGGCGATAATGTTGTCTTTGGCGGACTGCTTGGCCATGCTCCTATTATTCCAGTCAAAGCAGCTAAAGCAGTGGAATTCGTCTCCCGGGGCGGACGTATTCCCGCACCGATACAGAGTTTGAAGAACTAG
- a CDS encoding RluA family pseudouridine synthase, which translates to MQNLKWGEYDLEAYTFQIEPQQAKTRIDVFLTTNCPEISRSYVQKLIEEGLVTVNGQPTKANYKLRVADEVTIEIPPAEELMVEPEDIPLDIYYEDKDVIVVNKPRGMVVHPAEGNTSGTLVNALLYHCKDLSGINGVLRPGIVHRLDKDTSGLIMVAKNDQAHHALAQQLKDRTVTRRYLALVHHRIKEEQGTINAPIGRDPRDRQKMAVIERNSKAAVTHFQVMERFADYTLIECRLETGRTHQIRVHMAYIGYPLVGDLKYGPKKPHFNLDGQLLHARVLGFQHPTTGQYLEFSSPLPEVFQQVLEQLKA; encoded by the coding sequence ATGCAAAACTTAAAGTGGGGAGAATATGATTTGGAAGCTTACACTTTTCAGATAGAACCACAGCAGGCCAAAACTCGCATTGATGTTTTCCTAACCACCAACTGCCCTGAGATCAGCCGTTCCTATGTGCAAAAATTAATTGAAGAAGGCTTAGTTACGGTAAATGGTCAACCCACCAAAGCTAACTATAAATTACGGGTTGCTGATGAGGTAACCATAGAAATTCCGCCGGCCGAAGAACTGATGGTGGAACCGGAAGATATTCCACTGGATATTTACTATGAAGATAAGGATGTTATTGTAGTAAATAAACCCAGGGGCATGGTGGTACATCCAGCGGAGGGAAACACCTCCGGGACGTTGGTTAATGCCCTGCTGTATCACTGTAAGGACCTTTCAGGTATTAATGGGGTGTTACGCCCTGGTATTGTTCACCGCTTGGATAAGGACACCTCAGGTCTAATTATGGTGGCTAAAAACGACCAGGCCCACCATGCCCTGGCCCAACAGCTTAAGGATCGCACGGTTACCAGACGTTATCTGGCCCTGGTTCATCACAGGATAAAAGAAGAACAGGGAACCATTAACGCTCCCATTGGTCGTGACCCCAGGGATAGACAAAAAATGGCTGTTATAGAACGAAATTCCAAAGCTGCTGTTACCCATTTTCAAGTTATGGAGAGGTTTGCCGATTACACCTTGATTGAATGTCGCTTGGAAACCGGTCGTACCCACCAAATTAGAGTTCATATGGCTTATATTGGTTACCCCTTGGTGGGTGATCTTAAGTACGGTCCTAAGAAGCCTCACTTTAATCTTGATGGACAACTCCTTCATGCCAGGGTGCTGGGTTTTCAGCACCCTACCACTGGCCAGTACCTGGAGTTTTCCTCTCCGTTGCCAGAGGTTTTTCAGCAGGTGTTAGAACAATTAAAGGCGTAA
- a CDS encoding NAD(P)/FAD-dependent oxidoreductase — protein MANKVVVLGAGYGGLKATQKLSDYLGDSPEHSIILVNKHNFHMLMTLLHESATGTSDFDDVSIPIDKVLEGKHVQFIKGTVEQIDITNRTIKIDQGELSYNYLLIALGSEPEYYDIPGLRENSLSLRSLYSSIEIRRRINDILAKHQQPLTFVVGGGGLTGVEFAGELAHQLQRISGKYQIAPEECKIIVVEGAKELLPGLSSEMGRYSRETLEQMGVEVITEDFISQVTPDTVYLASGQQIRYSLLIWAGGIKGNRILEQSGFKTANRGRVPVNQYLQYVDNPNVYLVGDNALAIDPRNNKPVAATAQSALQQAEIAAYNIYADIMGLEKKIYRPNNIGTVISIGRSKAFGEVKSFKFKGPAASWLKELIPVKYRYSLGGLKFLS, from the coding sequence GTGGCCAATAAAGTTGTGGTTTTAGGAGCAGGTTATGGCGGTTTAAAAGCAACTCAAAAATTAAGTGATTATTTGGGTGATTCACCGGAGCACTCCATTATTTTAGTCAATAAACATAACTTTCATATGCTAATGACTCTGTTACATGAGAGTGCCACCGGTACAAGCGATTTTGATGATGTGTCCATTCCCATTGATAAGGTATTGGAGGGTAAACACGTTCAATTTATTAAAGGCACAGTGGAGCAGATTGATATAACAAACCGGACCATTAAGATTGATCAAGGTGAACTTTCCTATAATTATTTATTAATAGCCCTTGGCAGTGAACCAGAGTACTACGACATACCTGGTCTGCGGGAAAACAGCTTGAGCTTACGCAGTTTGTACAGTTCCATAGAAATACGGCGGCGCATTAATGATATTTTAGCCAAGCATCAACAACCATTAACCTTTGTGGTGGGTGGTGGAGGACTTACGGGGGTAGAATTTGCCGGCGAATTGGCCCATCAACTGCAAAGGATCAGCGGCAAATATCAAATCGCCCCGGAGGAATGTAAAATTATCGTGGTGGAGGGAGCCAAGGAATTGCTGCCGGGTTTATCCAGCGAGATGGGTCGTTATAGCAGAGAAACCCTGGAGCAAATGGGTGTGGAAGTAATTACCGAGGATTTTATCAGCCAGGTAACACCTGACACTGTTTATCTGGCTTCCGGTCAACAAATTCGCTACTCACTGCTAATCTGGGCCGGGGGTATCAAAGGAAACCGCATCTTGGAACAATCGGGATTCAAAACTGCCAACCGGGGCAGGGTACCTGTTAACCAATATTTACAATATGTGGACAATCCAAATGTTTATCTGGTGGGGGATAATGCTTTGGCCATCGACCCTCGCAACAACAAACCAGTGGCAGCTACCGCTCAATCTGCCCTACAGCAAGCAGAAATTGCGGCCTATAATATTTATGCCGATATTATGGGACTGGAGAAAAAAATATATCGGCCAAACAATATTGGTACCGTTATATCCATTGGCCGAAGTAAAGCCTTTGGCGAAGTAAAATCCTTTAAGTTTAAAGGTCCAGCGGCCAGTTGGCTAAAAGAACTGATTCCCGTTAAGTATCGTTACTCTTTGGGAGGATTAAAATTTCTTAGTTAA
- a CDS encoding DUF5665 domain-containing protein, translating into MEEAKGNLSLQDRIDLLARNMEKMKLAEYVELLGDTKRLLWVNFISGIARGLGIAVGFTILGAVILYFMKKLVMLNLPVIGDFIAQVVQMVQIKMY; encoded by the coding sequence ATGGAAGAGGCAAAAGGAAATCTATCCTTACAGGATAGAATTGATTTACTGGCCAGAAATATGGAGAAGATGAAGCTGGCCGAATATGTTGAGCTGTTGGGTGACACGAAAAGACTGTTATGGGTTAACTTCATTTCCGGCATTGCCCGAGGATTAGGTATTGCCGTTGGTTTTACCATTTTGGGGGCAGTAATTCTATATTTTATGAAAAAGCTGGTGATGCTTAATCTACCGGTGATAGGAGATTTTATCGCCCAGGTGGTACAAATGGTGCAGATAAAAATGTACTAA
- a CDS encoding DUF441 domain-containing protein — protein MHSGEITMVILLLIGLAARSNLIANCACILLILQFSKLDQLFPYLETHGLDLGLLFLLLSILVPIATDRITTRELLYNVSSLPGILAIIGGALATHLNSEGLKLMQIDPGIIFGLIIGSVIGILFFNGQPVGPLMAAGVAALFLEVLSWFG, from the coding sequence ATGCACTCAGGGGAAATCACCATGGTTATCTTACTTCTTATAGGACTGGCTGCCCGTTCTAATCTAATTGCTAACTGTGCCTGCATATTACTAATTTTGCAGTTTAGTAAATTAGATCAGCTCTTTCCCTATCTGGAAACCCATGGTTTAGATTTAGGTTTGTTGTTTCTGTTGTTATCTATCCTTGTTCCCATAGCTACAGATAGAATAACCACCAGGGAATTGCTTTATAATGTTTCATCCTTACCGGGTATCTTAGCCATTATTGGGGGAGCACTGGCCACTCACTTAAATAGTGAGGGCCTTAAATTAATGCAAATTGATCCTGGTATTATTTTTGGCTTAATTATTGGCTCGGTAATTGGCATTTTATTTTTTAACGGTCAACCGGTTGGGCCATTGATGGCTGCCGGCGTAGCCGCTCTTTTTTTGGAAGTACTAAGTTGGTTTGGTTAG
- a CDS encoding phosphosulfolactate synthase, with product MTTGGAKKTWQELLTFPLGNRTEKPRTSGLTMLIDKGLGLGEIRDLLNLAGDYIDFVKLGFGTSALYYNDVLEEKIHLVTSRGIDIYPGGTFLEIAILQDKLREYLAMARDFGFTAIEVSDGTIDLSQEQRAEAIVSASEMGFKVLTEVGKKDPRDEFEIKEIVQLVNRDLSYGASHVIVEGRESGKAVGLYDENGNIIMSDLEELVHSLADASTLIWEAPMKEQQQELIIRFGPNVNIGNVNPHEVLALEALRVGLRADTLKTVLPRR from the coding sequence ATGACCACAGGCGGGGCAAAAAAAACATGGCAAGAGTTGTTGACCTTTCCCCTGGGAAATCGCACGGAGAAACCACGTACTTCAGGACTAACCATGCTGATTGATAAAGGGCTTGGTTTAGGAGAGATTAGAGATTTATTAAATTTGGCAGGAGATTACATTGATTTTGTAAAACTGGGTTTTGGTACCTCTGCACTGTATTACAATGATGTTCTGGAAGAAAAAATCCACCTGGTTACCTCCCGTGGCATCGATATTTATCCTGGTGGTACCTTTTTAGAAATAGCCATTCTGCAAGACAAGCTTAGGGAATATTTGGCAATGGCCAGGGATTTTGGCTTTACCGCCATCGAAGTATCCGATGGTACCATAGATCTCAGCCAAGAACAGCGAGCAGAAGCCATAGTATCTGCCTCCGAAATGGGTTTTAAGGTGCTTACCGAAGTGGGTAAAAAGGACCCCCGTGACGAGTTTGAGATAAAGGAAATTGTTCAGTTAGTTAATCGGGATCTGTCCTATGGTGCCTCCCATGTCATTGTGGAAGGTCGTGAATCCGGCAAGGCCGTAGGACTATATGACGAAAATGGCAATATCATTATGTCTGATTTGGAAGAATTGGTTCATAGCTTGGCTGATGCCAGTACTTTAATCTGGGAAGCACCCATGAAAGAGCAACAACAGGAACTAATCATCCGCTTTGGTCCTAATGTCAACATAGGTAATGTCAATCCCCATGAAGTTTTGGCCTTAGAAGCCTTGCGAGTGGGCCTGCGGGCTGATACTCTCAAGACGGTGTTACCAAGGAGATAA